GCCACAATGCAGCCTCTTCTTCCTTTTCTGGAACTTTGTCTAATGGAATGCGACGGATAAACATGTAAGCTTTAACTCCATCACCATGCAACAAGTTTGAGATAGTTGGtgcgatctttttttttttttttttgaaaagaagatACAATTAAATGAATGAAGtggaaaataaaacaacaaacaaaccgGGTCATCCTTCCTGAAGGCTACATTAATATCATAGATTGTGCACTTGTTGCGAAGACTGTCCAAACTGGCAGTAAATCCTTTTGTACGTGGAATCAAATGATGTTTTAGAACAGGCAATCCACGATCTTGGGCAAATTTCACTGAAGCTTCATGCTTCTGTGGAGTGAATCGTGTACCTTCGGCATTAAGTAATAACCAAACAGGATGAGGATAAGACATAATTGCTTTCAGTTGTCTTGCAATAATTTCCCTATCCTTGTCATATGATCGCTCGAGGAACACAAACTCGGCAAACTTCCATGCCCAACCAATGCATGGTATGTAAGAGATGACTTTTTTGGCATAAGCTTTGCAATTACCCAAAACCTCACACTTATCAGCGTACATCCATCCGGCTAACCAATCAATTTCGTATGTGTGATTCATAACTAAGAGAACATGTTCTTTGCCAGTGAATTTTTCCTCCTCTTCATCTATCCAGACTTCTATTCTGCTACCTGCCCACCATTCAGCAACGAAAACTAATTCTGAAATACAAATAGGATAGAATGTCAATCAGTTatatcccttttttttttgggaaagattattttttttaaacttacgaGAATATAGAGAAAAGCATAGATAGTacatcaaatttctatataattgTTGGTTGAAtggttttaaacaaaaatgcagCAGTAGTTGAATAAAGTTGATAATAAGTCCTGATGTAAAGAATGTAATTGCAAAACACAGGTGGATCAGTCttgattttttaatatcttgAAATGCCGACATCTTGAGTATTTGTTGTTATTTGATGTTATTctgtaagaaagaaaaaattgaaaatttaatatattggCTCCAAGAGGTTGTATTTTTGGACCTTATtggcaatattattttttacaagaatactgcaaaaaaaaaaaaacatacgatACAATGCCGTGCGAACtaaattaatttgtaatgaaaattCAAGGTACAGATTATAAATATGTATGTGATGGCAATAAGCTGCACGACAATGCTAAATTGCGTGATTTCTAATGAATCAAAATTATCGCTTTTATCTGTTCGAAGTTCATCTTTGTCCTAGTAAAAACCTTtggatcttttatttttttacagaaaataaAAGGTGAGTTCATTTAACATTCGGCACGTTTATTGAAAATAgagcaactttttaaaattataaatgaacCATACACTTTTaagtaaacttttaaaaattcttcttgcctaaaataaataaagtaaataCTCTTTTACGTGTCAGAAGAGTAAAAGCAGACTACTACAAACCTTACAAGGATGTCTCTAAGTAGGAGAAAGGAGTGCTCTCATTTATACAGTCTTATGAGATTGTTCCAAAAGAACTTTTTCGATGAAATTAACGTTAGCGTCACCTTATATAAGATATATGCATCTCTAATGTATTCAAAACATAGGCCTGTAAGAAGCGGCTAATGCTCAAAAAATGTATCGCTAAAATATACGATTTATTCGAGAATACCACAGATTTGATTAGAATTATATACCAGCTCACCTGTAATATCTAGCCAAACGAAAGTATACTCAATGAAATGAAAACAGACATGGTGTGGTGTACCCACAAGAAAGCTGGGCCAGTTAAGCAGATATAAGTGTTCTCAAAATCGTGTATACAATAATTTTGCCCTCGATTTTCTAGGATTGCTTAGAACCATTTACAAATGTTTTGAATATCCATAATCATTGTGATTTTAGGCGAGAAAGTTAGCCATTGagaaattttccaaaatctgacagactttgaaaataaaagccAAGCTATTTGAATCTTTTCATGCCATGAAATGTTTTAGTTGCTCAGTCAGTCGACCCGAACATCACCAAAGCCTTTgatatccaaaaaaattaaaattaaggttATGCTTTACCGCAtgcaacttcttaaaaatcgttGTAAGGACAATTGTGTGCCACTCATAAATCAACACTAGAGATCTAGGGCCTGTCAAGAATCTTCATTTTGTTtccatggaattttttttgttttttgcgttattttgcttggaattAATTTCCAGGGTACAAAAAATCGTATGAATTGAACTCTAAATTCCACTGCTAAATGTATTGCCCACAACAATAATTTCCGAGGGAACTTTAGaagatcattttatttttacatatgtataaaaaagATATCATTAAACAAAGCTATACTGTAGCAATATAATTAAAGTACCTGATGCCCAGCTGCGAAATATGCAACAGGAGCAGAAGAGAAGCAAATTATGTATAACATGGAcgtattatatattattatatatacgTTCATGATGTACTATGTAATGACaaattaagtaaaattgaaaaattgaacaaaTATACCCCTAAAGTTAATGCTTTCCCAGagcaaataaaataagtaattgAAAAATACTATCTTCTCGAAATATGTTGACTTTACTGGAATAATTAATAGATATTTTAACACAATATTCCAactatacttatttttttaagataatctAAATTTAAAGTCATCGAACTAAACATTTTGCTTTTCCATGTATACCTATGCTGATATAGTAATCTTTATTTATgtttaagcttaaaaaataaataattaatcataaataaatctaaattgtatcaatatctattaaaaacaaaaattaaaaaatgtattatcgaacagattagcaaaaaaaaaagtatataaaaaaacacaaggCCATTTGACCATAAGCTACGGGCTGCTAGctaattttatacattttttgttgcttaaaatattaaatgatgCGTGTGAACCTTCATTATTTTTCgccatcaaaataaaaattatgtgtAATTTTTGGTAAGAGCCTAAGTACATGCGAACTGTAAAGAACAActtaaaatccgaaaaaaaaacaagcacaaaaaataataaataaagccTCGAACTTTCACTTTACGAGTATAACTTCGTAGAAATGAATGAATGtttctttaattattatttaagtgaATGACTTCGGATTATAatttacatttaaataaaattgcaaatcatttttttgtccaCCCCGAGATTAAGTGAAATTAAACCAAAACGTAATGATTTTGAACTTTGTCATATTATGACAATGAAGTCAagttaaatagaaaataaaactaaatttgtTCTGTAGGTGTGAAAAGAAGTCAAATGAACTATAAACACATACATATATCAGTCTCGCAAATAAAGTGATCAAGAAGattaatttattcaatattaTATCTAATGTGCACTGGTgtgaaaacatttattttaaaactggtAACCATTTactgcagtaaaaaaaaaattaatttcactcTAAGATCACCTGTACGATACGATAGGATAATACACAAAAAACTGATTATAGAATATATttaacaaatcaaacaaaacaaaataaacgacACGTTCACAGACCAGAAAAAATTGCATATGTTGACACAGCTCAGAAGTCTGATAATAATATTGTCTAGAACTTAAAAACGTGTGTATTTTCAAATCTGAATTTATGATTATAGCAAAACAAATTGGAGCACATTTGTATGAAAGTGAAACTTGTTTTTGTGTTGGTActcgattaaaataaaatgcaagtcTGGGTCGTTAAAACTAACTTTTAAACAGAACTTGCAGGGCATAcagacgagaaaaaaaaaattaaatgggcTCCAGTTTGACCTGTTATTATAAAACTTATGCAGAACATCATCATAGAACTTTGAAATTTGgaattgaattcaaaatttgaaaacatgTAATAGATTACAAAATTGGAGATATTCTAAGAACAATGCGTCTTAACATTCACATTACTaacttattaattttataacttttgttCATCAGCATTATTTTTAACCAAAACAAACATTTGCATattagtaaataaatttaaacaaataaatatataaaatatgaagtttaacaacgaaaaaaaaaaatgcatttgataaAAAACAGattcttttaaatattgaatAGCTATCTGGATTTTTTTAGCAGGACCACACTTCCTTAAAAAAAAGggcaataaaatattaaatataataaatatatttaaataaaatacggGGAGCAAGTGCAATATCAGAGAGTAATTTAATATCTGGAATAGTAAACAGACCTGACccttttggaaaatgtttagcGATGGCTAGTCAGAAAAGATAAGATGTGTAATAGtcaatttgaatacaaaaaaacctAACTGACCACCTATTTAACAGCCCCGGAAAAAAATTTAGATGGATTGCAAAAAAGTTGCTAAACAATGGATGGTTGGGACGGTTTTCTTATGAATAAAAAGGATAGTATACAATACCaagatttattaataaaatatttgtttcttaaatactttttggcgtcaagaacaaaatattttacaaatgattgaatttttatatataatggaTCGGAAAAAATATAATGCTCTAACTAAGCTAATTGCAAGTAATGATCCCTAGAACTTATATTTTTTGATATGATATCGAGGCATTATAGCCACGCACAGTGATTTGCCTATGCTTTTCGCCGATTTAATCTTAGAAAGCCGATTTAATCTgagaactcaaaaaattattaataaaaaaaaagcatttgcgAAAAGTCGAAACAGAATTAAATTATAGTGATCAGGGTTGAAATCGTAGAACGCGATAGTAGATATGGTCCCCCTCATGTCAGAAACATGAaagtgcaaaaacaaaaatgtaaatttcgaaattttgtacatttatactTCTTCTGGCCTGAGGAGGGCGATATGTAGTAATATAAACATAATCAAAATCGACCAATTTGCtttataatttattgattttgaattttgattatCAACTATGTGGATTGGCTAGACCGCAAATAGacacaaaaaaagtaacaaaatcaaGTTAGTGGagcatttttctttcaaattgaatagaaaaaaacatataaGATCAACATTTCCGGATCACTATAACTGGGATTATTGGACTTTCTTCCCACACGTTAGTTCTGATTCGAAGAAGTTGTTTCTGAttagattaaaattaattattgattgattaaaaaaaaaaaacagtaatgcGAGATACCTATTGTTGTTTACCATAATAGAATAGAAAGAGAAATGACAAAGATAGATGccgcaaaaaaaaaccaattagaAAATACTTTTAACAGTTTAGTAGTGCATATTTTCAACCAGGTCTAGGCAAGATTATCTCAACAATATTAATAGGCAgaatagcaaaataaaaaatgcgaAAGTaacaaaattgtagaaaaaaccTGCAATATGTTTCCACTCTATAAAAAGCACTACTTGAAACTTGTGACAATATTAATCAGAAAAAGCACGAAGTGATTTTCTTTATAGAGATttctcaaacatttttattttttttgcactaaACCAACACTATTTGATTtcattgttaatttattttttacacgAGCAACTGATAGTAATCTAtaactaataaaaaataaagctttaaaagcagaatattatctctgaaatttttaatttagaaataaGTCAATAATTTAACGTAccactatgttttttttttgtattatttacaCAAAAAGGCTCATTACTTAACTTTGAAAGAGCATATTAACTACTGAGGAAAAACTAAAACCGTCAAATTGAATAATTCTTTAAAAGCCGGTGGCGAAAAGTGCTTATCATAATTATTTATCAAAACCAAGAAATCAATCGAACGACCGACGTTAATGTTCAGAGTTCAATTATTTGCAAATACATAGAAGGTACCCTAAATACAATCTAAGCAATCAAAATATtatctttgttgtttttacaaaaaatataaaaaaagtacaaTCATATCATAATGATTAGAGTATAGATTATACCTATTTGTTTTCTATcgcaaaagaaaaaagaaaaaaaaaatcacacgaTTTCCAGTTCTGGAAAGTGTTATTTGGAAGTCTTTGGACAAAGATCTCAAAGTTTAAAGACTAGGTAGGTATTTGACTTTGATATTACGAAAAAGTGGCGTTCTTTagattaaaataacttaaataaatatttatgcaAAATACACAACAAACAACTAAATCAATACAatcttttttatgagaaatcaAAATGTGTTTCTAATCTTGGATAGAAACTAGAAACACACAAAATAATAATGAGTaatttcatatttcattcatagtTCTGAAAAAACTAATCTCTGTattatcttaacttttttttttcttaaacttcaGCCCTGCCTGTAATTGCATGATGTTGCACAAAGCTTTAAACCACCTAACCGCTATCTTTTAATATAAGCAGAAAATGTATGCACTTTAAATGCAGAATGGTCTAAAGGTTAATTGGTGAAAATTAAGCAATCGTTTAAAAACCTCTATGATgcataattcaaataaatttatttctacaACCACAAACC
This DNA window, taken from Episyrphus balteatus chromosome 2, idEpiBalt1.1, whole genome shotgun sequence, encodes the following:
- the LOC129908226 gene encoding 1-acyl-sn-glycerol-3-phosphate acyltransferase gamma-like, encoding MSAFQDIKKSRLIHLCFAITFFTSGLIINFIQLLLHFCLKPFNQQLYRNLMYYLCFSLYSQLVFVAEWWAGSRIEVWIDEEEEKFTGKEHVLLVMNHTYEIDWLAGWMYADKCEVLGNCKAYAKKVISYIPCIGWAWKFAEFVFLERSYDKDREIIARQLKAIMSYPHPVWLLLNAEGTRFTPQKHEASVKFAQDRGLPVLKHHLIPRTKGFTASLDSLRNKCTIYDINVAFRKDDPIAPTISNLLHGDGVKAYMFIRRIPLDKVPEKEEEAALWLQETFREKDRIQDSFHTTGSFFKTSGFKEVPSKVQQPRLQVLINYIAWATFSISLVLYYLLSSLLAQNWIGLSIAVGVLVTFYILMSKAIGMSEISKGSSYGAENGKKDTK